The Toxorhynchites rutilus septentrionalis strain SRP chromosome 3, ASM2978413v1, whole genome shotgun sequence genome includes a region encoding these proteins:
- the LOC129776819 gene encoding uncharacterized protein LOC129776819: MSTMKDFFLRPSFDSAEEAHQWDKLQKTVNQTKQFYEDFDHLVLHKDLFGTFYYYYLQEIRFRIIQILTDFTIVEWREPKPDREPDPFAGFGPPASSKAVEKEKEFIIPEHGIRVKGYKEKLPLECCGQQFKTLEMLRKHYYSVHEKHYLHEATTCEIKAAILKMCVFRHLLDEFVRSGIKSNGTLSFYLLKILRKIIPVIRY; the protein is encoded by the exons CCCTCATTTGATTCGGCCGAAGAAGCTCACCAATGGGACAAG ttgcAGAAAACTGTCAATCAAACTAAACAATTCTACGAAGACTTTGATCATCTCGTTCTACACAAGGATCTATTTGGCACGTTCTATTATTATTACCTCCAAGAAATTCGCTTCCGGATCATACAGATTCTAACTGATTTCACGATCGTGGAATGGAGAGAGCCAAAGCCGGATCGCGAACCGGATCCATTCGCGGGGTTTGGTCCACCTGCAAGCAGTAAAGCCgtggagaaggagaaggaattCATCATTCCAGAGCACGGAATTCGGGTCAAAGGATACAAGGAAAAGCTTCCCCTCGAATGCTGTGGCCAGCAGTTCAAAACACTCGAAATGCTCCGGAAGCATTACTATTCGGTGCACGAGAAGCATTATTTGCATGAGGCTACCACCTGTGAG ATCAAGGCTGCTATCTTGAAAATGTGTGTCTTCCGACACTTGCTAGATGAGTTCGTCCGCAGTGGCATCAAATCAAATGGAACATTAAGCTTTTACTTGTTGAAAATTCTTAGGAAAATTATACCTGTGATACGATATTGA
- the LOC129779431 gene encoding uncharacterized protein LOC129779431, translating to MVMKKKNRSPTGSDEEVKEEVKEEPKEESEEEPEEESADEETETYKTKFELYHEFIQVTKDFLNQYDRMVENRTKYRTLYLVHLNRFRGTLITLLHQFILNQLPRDDYLYQHIKCCGEEMLNNEEFAVHYKEAHRKADKVISLPEMDEIRAYHKACKRYIRDGRVVNDKLLLLLRRLLRKTNTILSQS from the exons ATGGTGATGAAAAAGAAAAATCGTTCGCCAACCGGATCTGATGAGGAAGTCAAAGAAGAAGTGAAAGAGGAGCCCAAAGAAGAAAGCGAAGAGGAACCGGAGGAGGAATCCGCCGACGAGGAAACCGAAACATATAAAACTAAATTTGAATTG TATCATGAATTCATTCAAGTGACAAAGGACTTCTTGAATCAGTACGATAGAATGGTAGAGAATAGGACCAAGTACCGAACGTTGTACCTGGTACacctgaatcggttcagaggaACACTGATAACTCTGTTGCATCAGTTTATACTTAATCAGTTACCGCGAGATGATTACCTGTATCAACACATAAAATGTTGTGGG GAAGAAATGTTGAACAACGAGGAATTCGCTGTGCACTACAAGGAGGCACATAGGAAGGCCGACAAAGTAATTTCATTGCCAGAG ATGGACGAAATTCGTGCATATCATAAAGCCTGCAAAAGGTATATCAGAGATGGAAGAGTTGTCAATGATAAATTGTTACTTTTGCTGAGGCGACTGTTGCGGAAAACGAACACGATCTTGTCCCAGTCCTAG